In Festucalex cinctus isolate MCC-2025b chromosome 21, RoL_Fcin_1.0, whole genome shotgun sequence, one genomic interval encodes:
- the cad gene encoding multifunctional protein CAD isoform X2: protein MVGYPEALTDPSYRCQLLTLTYPLVGNYGVPADEEGAFGLSKWFESSKIHAAALIIGELSENPSHWSSVKSLDQWLQEQGVPGLQGIDTRCLTKKIREKGTMLGKLILEGTPEDSVPFDNPDKRNLVREVSMREPRLFNPGGSLRITAVDCGIKYNQIRCLAERGARVAVVPWDHPLDSAEFDGLFISNGPGDPLLCQAAIDNVRKVVRVDRPKPLFGICLGHQLLSLVIGAKTYKMKYGNRGHNQPCLHKGTERCFITSQNHGFAVDPDTLPSDWDVLFTNANDHTNEGIVHNTQPLFSVQFHPEHMAGPTDLVGLFDVFLDTVRDHKEGNAGKSVKQRLMDRLTYPASPKPEEVSRPRKVLILGSGGLSIGQAGEFDYSGSQAIKALKEENIQTVLINPNIATVQTSKGLADKVYFLPITPEYVTQVIKNERPDGVLLTFGGQTALNCGVELTKLGVLEKYNVKVLGTPVASIEMTEDRKIFVEKMEEINEHVAPSEAALSVEQAVAAAERLGYPVLVRSAFALGGLGSGFANSREELTSLVTSAFAHTSQVLVDKSLKGWKEIEYEVVRDAYGNCVTVCNMENIDPLGIHTGESIVVAPSQTLNDHEYNMLRSTAIKVIRHLGIVGECNIQYALNPESDQYYIIEVNARLSRSSALASKATGYPLAYVAAKLGLGIPLPQLKNSVTNSTTANFEPSLDYCVVKVPRWDLSKFLRVSTKIGSSMKSVGEVMAIGRSFEEAFQKALRMVDENCVGFDHTIKPVSEQELQTPTDKRIFVLAAALRAGYTVDQLYGLTKIDRWFLHKMKNIADHERLLETYNQNESLMPPEVMRKAKQLGFSDKQIALAVQSTELAVRKLRHDWSILPVVKQIDTVAAEWPAFTNYLYLTYNAARHDLSFSDLHVMVIGSGVYRIGSSVEFDWCAVGCITELRKMGYKTIMVNYNPETVSTDYDMCDRLYFDEISFEVVMDIYEMENPEGVILSMGGQLPNNIAMSLHRQQCRILGTSPEFIDSAENRFKFSRMLDTIGISQPQWKELSDTESAICFCEMVGYPCLVRPSYVLSGAAMNVAYSDNDLEKYLSSAVAVSKEHPVVISKFIQEAKEIDVDAVACDGAVMAFAVSEHVENAGVHSGDATLMTPPQDLNQKTIDRIKRIVHAIGQELQVTGPFNLQLIAKDDQLKVIECNVRVSRSFPFVSKTLGVDLVALATQVIMREEVEPVGLMRGKGIVGVKVPQFSFSRLAGADVVLGVEMTSTGEVACFGENRYEAYLKAMLSTGFKIPKKNILLSIGSYKNKSELLPTVQALETLGYDLYASLGTADFYTEHGVKVTAVDWPFEEDESDCPTKEKQRSIMNYLEENHFDLVVNLSMRNSGGRRLSSFVTKGYRTRRMAIDYSVPLIIDIKCTKLFVQALRQIGRSPPVKTHVDSMTSQTLVRLPGLVDVHVHLREPGATHKEDFSSGTAAALAGGLTMVCAMPNTSPAVTDATSLALMQKLAKAGCRCDYALYLGAASDNAAVLPSLASQAVGLKMYLNDTYSTLKMDNVSLWMEHFEKWPKHLPIVAHAEKQTVAAILMVAQLYQRPVHICHVAKKEEIVIIRAAKQKGIQVTCEVAPHHLFLCDDDVAEIGDGPAQVRPMLGSREDMEALWENLDIIDCFATDHAPHSVEEKNGDHPPPGYPGLETMLPLLLTAVSDGRLSLDDIVCRLHDNPRRIFNLPVQENTYVEVDLEQEWVIPQAMQFTKSKWTPFQGMKVKGKVRRVVLRGEVAYIDGQVLVPPGYGEDVKSWPVASVLSPESPMTPERPRPTPPREGLVRARAASPRRSAGDARYLLPARVHRSSDPGMPAEMVMLPPSGLAESYGHPPPLSRLLSPQPGPAGPTPGAHMSPFLHPLVGQHVLSVRQFSKEQMSHLFNIAHTLRLMVQKERSLDILKGKVMASMFYEVSTRTSSSFAAAMQRLGGSVVHFCETTSSAQKGESLADSVQTMSCYADVLVLRHPTPGAVESASRHCRKPVINAGDGVGEHPTQALLDVFTIREELGTVNGMTITMVGDLKHGRTVHSLAKLLTQYRIALRYVAPKNLHMPAQIIDYVASKGIKQEEFESIEEALPDTDVLYMTRIQKERFASEDEYKACFGQFILSPHIMTAAKKKMVVMHPMPRVNEISAEVDTDPRAAYFRQAENGMYIRMALLATVLGRLTGATY, encoded by the exons ATGGTGGGCTACCCCGAGGCCCTGACGGACCCGTCGTACCGCTGCCAGCTGCTCACGCTCACCTACCCGTTGGTGGGCAACTACGGCGTGCCGGCGGACGAAGAGGGCGCCTTTGGCCTGAGCAAG TGGTTCGAGTCGTCAAAGATCCACGCCGCCGCTCTCATCATCGGGGAGCTGTCGGAGAATCCCAGTCACTGGAGCTCAGTCAAGTCCCTGGACCAATGGCTCCAGGAGCAAGGAGTTCCCGGGCTACAAG GCATCGACACCCGCTGCCTGACCAAAAAGATCCGCGAGAAAGGGACCATGTTGGGGAAGCTGATTTTGGAGGGGACCCCCGAGGACAGCGTTCCTTTTGACAATCCCGACAAGAGGAACCTGGTCCGGGAGGTGTCCATGAGG GAGCCGCGGTTATTCAACCCCGGCGGCAGTCTCCGGATCACCGCGGTGGACTGCGGCATCAAATACAACCAAATCCGCTGCCTGGCCGAGCGAGGCGCCCGCGTCGCCGTCGTCCCCTGGGACCACCCGTTGGACAGCGCGG AATTCGACGGCTTGTTCATCAGCAACGGTCCCGGCGATCCGCTTCTCTGCCAGGCCGCCATCGACAACGTGCGGAAGGTGGTGCGCGTGGATCGCCCCAAGCCGCTTTTCGGAATCTGCCTGGGACACCAGCTGCTCTCGTTGGTCATCGGAGCAAAGACGTACAAGATGAA GTATGGCAACCGTGGCCACAACCAGCCTTGCCTCCACAAGGGCACCGAGCGCTGCTTCATCACCAGTCAGAATCACGGCTTCGCCGTGGACCCGGACACGCTGCCAAGCGACTGGGACGTCCTTTTCACAAACGCCAACGACCACACCAACGAGGGCATCGTGCACAACACGCAGCCGCTCTTCAG CGTCCAGTTCCATCCCGAGCACATGGCCGGCCCGACGGATCTGGTCGGCTTGTTTGACGTCTTCCTCGACACCGTCCGAGACCACAAGGAAGGCAACGCCGGCAAATCGG TGAAGCAGCGTCTGATGGACCGTCTCACCTATCCGGCTTCCCCCAAGCCCGAAGAGGTTTCGCGACCGAGGAAGGTCCTCATCTTGGGCTCTGGGGGGCTTTCCATTGGCCAGGCTGGCGAGTTTGATTACTCGGGCTCTCAG gctaTTAAGGCGTTAAAGGAGGAGAACATCCAGACGGTGTTAATCAATCCCAATATCGCCACAGTACAGACCTCCAAAGGTCTGGCGGACAAGGTTTACTTCCTGCCCATTACGCCGGAATATGTCACTCAG GTGATTAAAAACGAGCGTCCGGACGGCGTCCTGCTGACGTTCGGCGGGCAGACGGCGCTCAACTGCGGCGTGGAGCTGACCAAGCTGGGCGTGCTGGAGAAGTACAACGTGAAGGTCCTGGGCACGCCGGTGGCCTCCATCGAGATGACCGAGGACAGGAAGATCTTCGTGGAGAAGATGGAGGAGATCAACGAGCACGTGGCGCCCAGCGAGGCCGCCCTCTCTGTCGAGCAG GCGGTGGCCGCCGCAGAGCGGCTGGGCTACCCCGTGCTGGTGCGCTCGGCCTTCGCCCTGGGCGGCCTGGGCTCGGGCTTCGCCAACAGCCGCGAGGAGCTGACCTCGCTGGTCACGTCGGCTTTCGCGCACACTTCGCAGGTGCTGGTGGACAAGTCGCTGAAGGGCTGGAAGGAGATCGAGTACGAGGTGGTGCGCGACGCCTACGGCAACTGCGTCACC GTGTGTAACATGGAGAACATTGACCCGCTGGGCATCCACACGGGAGAGTCAATCGTGGTGGCGCCCAGTCAGACGCTCAACGACCACGAGTACAACATGCTTAGGAGCACCGCCATCAAGGTCATCCGCCATCTTGGCATCGTGGGAGAGTGCAACATCCAGTATGCGCTTAATCCCGAATCGGACcag TACTACATCATCGAGGTGAACGCCCGCCTGTCGCGCAGCTCCGCCCTGGCCAGCAAGGCGACAGGTTACCCTCTGGCGTACGTGGCAGCAAAACTCGGCCTGGGGATCCCGCTGCCGCAACTCAA gaaTTCTGTCACCAACTCGACCACGGCCAACTTTGAGCCCAGTCTGGACTACTGCGTGGTCAAGGTGCCTCGCTGGGATCTGAGCAAGTTCCTGAGGGTCTCCACCAAAATTGGAAGCTCCATGAAGAGTGTCG GGGAGGTGATGGCAATCGGCCGCAGCTTCGAGGAGGCCTTCCAGAAAGCTTTGAGGATGGTGGACGAGAACTGCGTCGGGTTTGACCACACCATCAAGCCCGTGTCTGAGCAG GAGCTCCAGACGCCCACCGACAAGCGGATCTTCGTTCTGGCCGCCGCCCTGCGCGCCGGCTACACGGTGGACCAGCTGTACGGGCTGACCAAGATCGACCGCTGGTTCTTGCACAAGATGAAGAACATCGCCGACCACGAGCGGCTGCTGGAGACGTACAACCAG AACGAGAGCCTGATGCCGCCCGAGGTGATGCGCAAGGCCAAGCAGCTGGGCTTCTCGGACAAGCAGATCGCGCTGGCTGTGCAGAG CACCGAGCTGGCGGTGAGGAAGCTGCGCCACGATTGGTCCATCCTTCCCGTGGTCAAGCAGATCGACACGGTGGCGGCGGAGTGGCCGGCCTTCACCAACTACCTGTACCTCACCTACAACGCCGCCCGGCACGACCTGAGCTTCAGCGACCTCCACGTCATGGTGATCGGCTCGGGCGTCTACCGCATCGGCAGCAGCGTGGAATTCGACTGGTGCGCGGTGGGCTGCATCACGGAGCTGCGCAAG ATGGGCTACAAGACCATCATGGTGAACTACAACCCCGAGACGGTCAGCACGGACTACGACATGTGTGACCGTCTCTACTTTGACGAAATCTCCTTTGag GTGGTGATGGATATCTACGAGATGGAAAACCCCGAGGGCGTGATCCTGTCCATGGGAGGCCAGCTGCCCAACAACATCGCCATGTCGCTGCACCGCCAGCAGTGCCGCATCCTGGGAACCTCGCCCGAGTTCATCGACTCGGCGGAGAACAGGTTCAAGTTCTCCAGAATGCTGGACACCATCGGCATCAGCCAGCCGCAGTGGAAAGAACTCTCTGATACCGAG TCCGCTATATGTTTTTGCGAGATGGTGGGCTACCCATGCCTGGTTCGACCGTCCTACGTGCTGAGCGGCGCCGCCATGAACGTGGCGTACAGTGACAACGACCTGGAGAAATACCTGAGCAGTGCCGTGGCGGTGTCCAAGGAGCATCCCGTCGTCATCTCCAAGTTCATACAGGAGGCTAAG GAAATAGACGTGGACGCGGTGGCGTGCGACGGCGCGGTCATGGCCTTCGCCGTGTCGGAGCACGTGGAGAACGCCGGCGTGCACTCGGGCGACGCCACGCTGATGACGCCCCCTCAGGACCTCAACCAGAAGACCATCGACAGGATCAAGAGGATCGTCCACGCCATCGGGCAAGAGCTGCAGGTCACGGGACCCTTCAACCTGCAGCTCATTGCCAAG GACGACCAGCTGAAGGTGATTGAGTGCAACGTTCGCGTCTCGCGCTCCTTCCCTTTTGTCTCCAAGACGCTGGGCGTGGACCTCGTCGCCCTGGCGACGCAGGTCATCATGCGCGAGGAGGTGGAGCCAGTGGGCCTGATGAGAGGAAAAGGGATTGTGGGCGTCAAG GTCCCTCAGTTTTCCTTCTCGCGCCTGGCGGGCGCTGACGTGGTCCTCGGCGTGGAGATGACCAGTACGGGAGAGGTGGCGTGTTTTGGTGAAAACCGCTATGAGGCGTATCTCAAAGCCATGCTCTCCACCGGGTTCAAGATTCCCAAGAAGAACATTCTGCTCTCCATTGGCAGCTACAAG AACAAGAGCGAGCTACTGCCCACAGTCCAAGCTCTGGAGACTTTGGGTTACGACCTTTACGCAAGTCTGGGTACGGCCGATTTCTACACGGAACATGGCGTCAAG GTGACGGCGGTGGACTGGCCCTTCGAGGAGGACGAGAGCGATTGTCCCACCAAGGAGAAGCAGCGCAGCATCATGAACTACCTGGAGGAGAACCACTTTGACCTGGTGGTGAACCTCTCCATGAGGAACAGCGGGGGGCGCCGCCTCTCCTCCTTCGTCACCAAGGGCTACCGCACCCGCCGCATGGCCATCGACTACTCGGTGCCGCTCATCATCGACATCAAGTGCACCAAACTCTTTGTCCAG GCTCTGCGTCAGATTGGCCGAAGTCCGCCGGTGAAGACTCACGTCGACAGCATGACGTCACAGACGCTCGTTCGCCTGCCTG GTCTCGTCGACGTCCACGTCCACCTGCGGGAACCCGGCGCCACCCACAAGGAGGACTTCTCTTCAGGCACGGCGGCCGCCCTGGCCGGCGGCTTGACCATGGTGTGCGCCATGCCCAACACCTCCCCCGCCGTTACCGACGCCACCTCTCTGGCCCTCATGCAGAAG CTCGCCAAAGCCGGCTGCCGCTGCGACTACGCCCTCTACCTGGGCGCCGCCTCGGACAACGCGGCGGTCCTGCCGTCCCTCGCCAGTCAGGCCGTCGGCCTGAAGATGTACCTCAACGACACCTACTCCACCCTCAAGATGGACAACGTCTCGCTGTGGATGGAG CACTTTGAGAAGTGGCCCAAGCATCTTCCCATCGTGGCACATGCTGAGAAGCAGACGGTGGCCGCCATCTTGATGGTGGCACAGCTCTACCAGCGACCGGTGCACATCTGCCACGTGGCCAAGAAGGAGGAG ATCGTGATCATCCGAGCCGCCAAACAGAAGGGCATCCAAGTGACGTGCGAGGTGGCGCCGCATCACCTCTTCCTGTGCGACGACGACGTGGCGGAGATCGGCGACGGGCCAGCGCAGGTGCGACCCATGCTGGGCTCCCGGGAGGACATGGAGGCGCTGTGGGAGAATCTGGACATCATCGACTGCTTCGCCACGGACCACG CTCCTCACTCTGTGGAGGAGAAAAACGGCGACCATCCTCCGCCAGGCTACCCCGGCCTGGAGACGATGCTGCCGCTGCTGCTCACCGCCGTCAGCGACGGGCGTCTGTCTTTGGACGACATCGTCTGCCGTCTTCACGACAACCCGCGCCGCATCTTTAACCTGCCCGTGCAGGAGAACACCTACGTGGAG GTGGACTTGGAGCAGGAGTGGGTGATTCCACAGGCCATGCAGTTCACCAAGTCCAAGTGGACGCCGTTCCAAGGCATGAAGGTGAAGGGTAAAGTTCGCCGGGTGGTCCTGCGAGGAGAGGTGGCCTACATCGATGGACAG gtgTTGGTGCCACCAGGTTACGGTGAAGATGTGAAGAGCTGGCCGGTGGCTTCCGTCCTTTCCCCCGAAAGCCCAATG ACCCCCGAGCGTCCTCGCCCGACGCCTCCCCGCGAAGGTCTGGTGCGAGCGCGAGCCGCCAGCCCCCGACGTTCGGCGGGAGACGCTCGCTACCTGCTGCCCGCTCGCGTCCACCGCTCTTCTGACCCGGGAATGCCGGCAG AGATGGTCATGCTGCCGCCGTCGGGTTTGGCCGAAAGCTACGGCCACCCGCCGCCGCTCTCCAGGCTGCTGTCCCCCCAGCCTGGGCCGGCGGGTCCGACCCCCGGCGCCCACATGTCCCCTTTTCTGCACCCCCTGGTGGGGCAGCACGTCCTGTCCGTCAGACAGTTCAGCAAAGAGCAG ATGTCTCACCTGTTCAACATTGCGCACACGTTACGGTTGATGGTTCAGAAAGAACGCAGCCTGGACATACTTAAA GGCAAAGTGATGGCGTCCATGTTCTACGAGGTGAGCACCCGCACCAGCAGCTCCTTCGCGGCGGCCATGCAGCGCCTGGGCGGCTCGGTGGTCCACTTTTGCGAGACCACCTCGTCGGCGCAGAAGGGCGAGTCCCTGGCCGACTCGGTGCAGACCATGAGCTGCTACGCCGACGTCCTGGTGCTCAGGCACCCCACGCCCGGCGCTGTCGAG AGCGCGTCCCGCCACTGCCGCAAGCCGGTGATCAACGCGGGCGACGGCGTGGGCGAGCACCCCACCCAGGCCCTTCTGGACGTCTTCACCATCCGGGAGGAGCTGGGCACCGTCAACGGCATGACG ATCACCATGGTGGGCGACCTGAAGCACGGCCGCACCGTCCACTCGCTGGCCAAACTGCTGACCCAGTACCGCATCGCGCTGCGCTACGTGGCCCCGAAGAACCTCCACATGCCGGCCCAGATCATCGACTACGTGGCCTCCAAGGGCATCAAACAG GAGGAGTTTGAGAGCATTGAGGAAGCTCTGCCTGACACCGACGTCCTCTACATGACCAGGATTCAGAAGGAGAGGTTTGCATCCGAAGACGAGTACAAGGCT TGTTTCGGCCAGTTCATCCTCAGCCCTCACATCATGACGGCAGCCAAGAAAAAGATGGTCGTCATGCATCCGATGCCCCGAGTCAACGAAATCAG CGCCGAAGTGGACACGGACCCGAGGGCCGCCTACTTCCGGCAGGCCGAGAACGGCATGTACATCCGAATGGCCCTGCTGGCCACCGTACTCGGACGACTGACCGGTGCCACCTATTAG